In Columba livia isolate bColLiv1 breed racing homer chromosome 35, bColLiv1.pat.W.v2, whole genome shotgun sequence, the genomic window gagggcactggagagcactgggagcactgggagggctggggacaccctggggacactgggggacccTGGGGACCCTTAGGGACACTgcggggggcactggggacactgcggggggcactggggacagtGCGGGGGCACGGCGGGGCTCACGGGTGCTGCCGCGTCCCCAGGGCCGGCGCGCGGGCGCGCGGTGACGCTGGCGCTGCTGGGCTCGTCGGCGGCGGCGCTGGCGGCCTCGCTGTGGCTGGCGGGGGTGCTGGCGCTGGTGCTGCGCGACCTGTGCCTGGTGTGCCTGGCCACCTACGTGCTCAACGCGCTCCTGCTCGTCCTCAACCTGAAACGGCTGCGGAAACACAAAACCGCCTGAAATGAAcccaaagtggggggggggCACCTCATCCCGGTCCCCAATAAAACAGGGGGGGTCACCTCGTCCCCAAAAACCATGGTGGTGTCGCCTCCTGTGTGAACAACGGGCTCCGGATGGGCCCCAATGTACGGCGGCTGCGAAAGCACAAAACACAAAGGATTGAACCCAAAATTCAGGGGGATGCACCCGTGGGGTCACCCGATCCCCCCCAAAACATGGGGGTGtgaggtcaatggaggagtttgctttagtggatgaggactgggttagggagcaattaaatagtctggacatccataaaccCACGGGTCCGGacgggatgcacccgcgggtgctgagggagccggctgaagtcactgctggaccgctctccgtcatctttgccaagtcttgggaaacgggggaggtgcccgaggactggaggaaagcaaatgtcactgcagtcttcaaaaagggcaagaaggaggacccgggtaattacagaccggtcagcctcacctctgtccctgggaaagtaatggaacagcttctccttggtgccatctcaaggcatatcaaggataagagggctattaggggcagtcagcatggctttaccaagggtaagtcgtgcttgaccagcctcatagccttttatgagaatgtaacaaggtggatggacgatggcagagcggtggatgtggtctataccttgacttcagcaaagcctttgacacagtctccacagcatcctcacagctcagttgaggaggtgtggtctggacaacagagcagtgaggtgggttgcaaactggcttaaggagagaagccagagagcggtagtcagtggtgcggagtccagctggaggccagtatccagtgcagtgcctcagggggcagcgctggggccaatgttattcaatatattcattaacgatttagatgagggaatagagtgcactgtcagcaagtttgctggtgacaccaagctggagcagtggtgacactggagctgtgctgccatcagagacctggacaggctggagagttgggcggggaataacctgatgaaatttaacaaggacaagtgtagagtcctgcacctgggcaggaacaaccccaggttccagtataggttgggaaattacatattagagagcagtgtaggggaaagggacctgggggtcctggggacagcagggtgaccatgagccagccctgtgcccttgtggccaggaagccaatgggacctgggggggctagaagggggtggtcagtaggtcagagaggttctcctgcccctctgctctgccctgaggagaccacacctggaatattgtgtccagctgtggcccctcagctccagcaggacagggaactgctgcagagagtccagcgcagccaccaaggtgctggagggagtggagcatctcccgtgtgaggaaaggctgaggggctctttagtttggagaagaggggactgaggggtgacgttatcaatgcttataaatatataaagggtgggtgccatgaggatggagccaggctcctctcggtggcaaacaatgacaggacaaggggcaatgggtgcaaactggaacacaagaggttccacttaaatttgagaagaaacttgttcatggtgagggtggcccaggctgcccaggggggtgtggagtctcctctgcagacattccaacccgcctggttcctgtgtaacctcagctgggtgttcctgctccagggggggctgcactgggtgagctttggaggtcccttcagTCCCAAACATACGGTGGTACTGTGTCACCTCAGCCCGGTCCCAAACGAAACAGGGGGGGTCACCTCGTCCCGAACGCAGCGGTTTCACCGTGTGTGTCACCCCCCGCCCAGGGaagtggggtgctggggggggacaccccaaaaaagggacccaggcatccgggaccCCTCACGAGGGGACCCAGGAGGGCGGGGACCCCCCCTGTTCCCGCCCCCCCAAAACAGACCCAAGCGTCTGGGACGCCCTTAgtgcccccccaaaaaaaacccaattcaGATCTTGGGAACCCCTACCTGAGGGGCAACAGGTGGCTTGGGGACCCCCACGAGGGGACACGGGTGACGTGGGGACCGCAACACTCGCGGGGTCCCCCTCGGGACTCCATTTCCCGCCCTTCACAGATGACGGCGGCTCCTCCCCCGCCGCGCGCCGTTCCCGCCCTTTCGGGTCACGTGTCGTTCCCGCCCTCTCGGGGAGGGACGAACCATTCtgaggggagcgggggggggtgTGGAGGGACGGGAACCGTTCTGAGGGGAGGCGAGCGGGCAGGACCACTCTGAGGAGAATCCCGGGGGGGGCGAGCGttccggacgcctgggtccgctGGTGGGTGAGTCGTGGGGggcgcccggacgcctgggtcccttgtttTGGAGGGAGAGGGACACGACACACGGGGActgaggggacaaggggggacccggacgcctgggtcccttctgaGGGAACAAGGAGGGGCCCAGACGCCCGGGTTCCTTGTGGGCCCGGAACTCCTGGGTTCCCTctgaggggacaaggggggggcccggactcctgggtcccttttcgGGGGGGCTGGAAAGGGGGCCCGAACTCCTGGGCCCCTTTGAGGGGCGTGGggcccgaactcctgggtccctttggggggCGTGGGGCCccaactcctgggtcccttttcgGGGGGGCTGGAAAGGGggccccgaactcctgggtcgcTTGTGGGGCGTGGggcccgaactcctgggtcgcCTGGGGGGCGTGGggcccgaactcctgggtcccttggggggTGTAGggcccgaactcctgggtcccttgtggGGCGTGGggcccgaactcctgggtcccttttcgGGGGGGCTGGAAAGGGGGCCCGAACCCCTGGGTCCCTTGTGTGTGTGGGAGGGTTGTGAGTCCCTGtgggtccccgtgtcccccccaccaTGAGGGGACCccggcgtccgggagggaccccggcgtccgggagggacccaggagttcaggagggacccaggtgtccggaagggacccaggtgtccggttCCCCCCGCCCAGGAGATGCTGCGGCGGGTCCTGGGGGGCTGCCGGGGGGTCCCcgtgcccccccgccccccctcccgcgCCGCCACCGACCAGCCCCCCCCGGCCGACTTGGCCCGCGAGCGCTCCAAGGCCGTCACCTCCTTCTACCACCAGCCCGCCATCGACGCCGCCGCCGAGAAGGTGGGGGGACCCCGAAAATGGGGGGTGGGGACGACCTGAAATCTTggagggggacccaggcgtccgggggcgAAGCTCTGGACTGGGTGTCCCAGGGTTctcgggggacccaggcgtccgggtgacgTCCCCCCACTGTGTCCCCCCCAAAATGCAGCCCTCGGTGCGCCTGACCCCAACCACCATGTTGTACTCGGGGCGCTCGCAGGACGGGAGCCACATCCTGGTGAGTGGGGGGGACCccggcgtccgggagggacccaggcatccgggtgggTGGGTCCCTGAGAACAGGGGGAACCTCCCAGTGGCTTTGGGGTCCTGTGTGGGTTTTGGTGGACCCCGGTGTCCCccctgagggacccaggcgtcctgcTGTGCCCCCCCCCTTGCAGAAAAGCGCGCGGtacctgcagcaggagctgccggtTCGAATCGCCCACCGCATCCAGGGCTTCCGCGGGCTGCCCTTCATCATCGGCTGCAACCCCACCATCCTGCACGTGgtgaggggggacccaggcgtccggggggaacccaggagttcagcagagggtggggggaggggggtgggaaCTAAAGTTTCAGGttatgggggggggggtggaggAAAGAAGGGGACACTGAGGTGAGTGGGGAACGGATTAGAGGTGACACCAAGGGAAATGGGGGGACCTAGGTAGacctgggggatcccaggagttcggggagggacccaggagttcggggggggacccaggagttcagggcggggacccaggcgtccgggtgctgacgtttccccccctccccccccccccagcacgaGCTGTACATCCGCGCCTTCCAAAAACTGAGCGACTTCccaagggtgagtgtcacgcgGTGCCCCCGTGTCACCCTGACCCTGTCACTCTGTGTGCACGTGTCACCCTTGTCCTCGCCTGCCCCATCCTCACgtcacccccgtgtccctgtcccgtGGGGCGGGGGTGTCACcggctgtccccatgtccccggggtgtccccgggatgtccccacggtgtccccgcggtgtccctgtgtccccagatCCAGGGCACAGCGGACGAGGCGCGGTTCTGCGCGctgctgcgggagctgctgGACGATCACAAGGACGTGGTGACGCTGTTGGCCGAGGGGCTGAGGGAGTGCAGGAGACACATCCGGgtacgcctgggtccccccccgagctcctgggtccccccccgacctcctgggtccctcccgaactcctgggtccccccccgagctcctgggtccctcccgaactcctgggtccccgcAGGACGAGCAGCTGCTGCGGCCGTTCCTGGACCAGACGCTGACGTCGCGGTTGGGGATGCGCATGTTGGCCGCTCATCACCTGGCTCTGCACGAGGACAAGGTCCCCTATACACCCTATAGATCCCATAGGTCCTATAGGGCCTCCCCCTCACCCCCTATATCCCCCTATATCCCCCCAGCCCGACTTTGTGGGCATCATCTGCACCCGCCTGTCGCCCAAGAAGCTCATCGAGAAGTGGGCCGACTTTGCCCGGTGAGGCGCCTATAGATGTCTataggggggctgtggggagccaAGGGGTCCCTATGGGGCTGTCGGGGCTTCTGTGCACGTTCCCGGGCGTGCCTATGGCTTCCTATAGGCGCCTGTGCGAGCACCAGTATGGAAACGCCCCCCGCGTGCGCATCAACGGACACGTGGCCGCGCGGTTCCCATACATCCCGCTGCCCCTGGACTACGTGCTGCCCGAGCTGCTCAAGAACGCCATGAGGTGCGGGACCTATGGGGGATATAGGGGCGTACGGAGGGTTATAGGGGGTACAGGGGTTATAGGGGCTATAGGTTCCCATCTGTCCCGCTGCCCCTGGACTGCCTGAGCTGCTCAAGAGGTataggggctggggagggatgggggctATAGGGTGCTGGGAGGTGTATAGGGGCTTATAGGGGACTGGGCGGGGGGGGATAAGGGCCCATAGGGCGCGTGGGTCTATAGGGTGTGTGGGTCCCTGTTCCCAGGGCCACCATGGAGTGCCACCTGGACACCCCCTACAACGTCCCCGACATCGTGGTGACCATCGCCAACAACGACATCGACCTCGTCATCCGGTacggacagacacacggacacacgggGGTCCCCGGGGATGGTCCCCATGGCCGCGTGTTCCCCGCAGCGTCCCCGTGCTTGGTTCCCCAAGTTCCCCCCGGTCTCCGGTGTCCCCACgttggtgtccccatgggtgtCTCCTGTGTCCCCACGGTCAACGTCCCCACGTGTTTGTCCCGTGTCCGCAGGATCTCGGACCGTGGGGGGGGGATCCCGCACGAGCTGCTGGACAAGGTGACCCAGTACCACTTCAGCACGGCCGAGAGCAGCGCCCAGGACCCCCGCCTGGGGGGGCCCTTCCGCCAGCTCATGGACCTCAGCAACAGCCCCATGCACGGGTAGGGACACGGGGGTGACCCAcgggggtgacctgtggggtgctGTGAGCTCAGCAACAGCCCCACGCACGGGTAGGGACAcgggggtgacctgtggggtgtgaGCTCAGCAACAGCCCCACGCACGGGTAGGGACAcgggggtgacctgtggggtgtgaCCTCAGTAACAGCCCCACACACAGGTAGGGAAACAAGGGGTAACACATGGGGTGGTAAGACTGAGGGGTGTAGCCGAGGGGGTGTAACATCTCAGGGTGTAACCCGCGGGGTGGTGACACCCGCAGGGCGGTGACCCGGTGGAGACCCAGTGGTGACCGGGGGTGTTTGACCCTGGGGTGGTGACCATGGGGGGTGGTGACCCAGGGGGTGTGACCCATGGGCTGGTGTGACCCCCGGGTGTGACCCCCGGGTGTGACCCACGGGGTGTTTCCCACGGTGCGCAGGTTCGGGTTCGGGCTGCCCACGTCCCGGGCGTACGCCGAGTacctgggggggtccctggcGCTGCAGTCGCTGCAGGGGGTGGGCACCGACGTGTACCTGCGGCTGCGGCACATCGACGGCAAGGCCGAGAGCTTCCGCATCTA contains:
- the BCKDK gene encoding branched-chain alpha-ketoacid dehydrogenase kinase isoform X1: MLRRVLGGCRGVPVPPRPPSRAATDQPPPADLARERSKAVTSFYHQPAIDAAAEKPSVRLTPTTMLYSGRSQDGSHILKSARYLQQELPVRIAHRIQGFRGLPFIIGCNPTILHVHELYIRAFQKLSDFPRVSVTRCPRVTLTLSLCVHVSPLSSPAPSSRHPRVPVPWGGGVTGCPHVPGVSPGCPHGVPAVSLCPQIQGTADEARFCALLRELLDDHKDVVTLLAEGLRECRRHIRDEQLLRPFLDQTLTSRLGMRMLAAHHLALHEDKPDFVGIICTRLSPKKLIEKWADFARRLCEHQYGNAPRVRINGHVAARFPYIPLPLDYVLPELLKNAMRATMECHLDTPYNVPDIVVTIANNDIDLVIRISDRGGGIPHELLDKVTQYHFSTAESSAQDPRLGGPFRQLMDLSNSPMHGFGFGLPTSRAYAEYLGGSLALQSLQGVGTDVYLRLRHIDGKAESFRI
- the BCKDK gene encoding branched-chain alpha-ketoacid dehydrogenase kinase isoform X2, translated to MLRRVLGGCRGVPVPPRPPSRAATDQPPPADLARERSKAVTSFYHQPAIDAAAEKPSVRLTPTTMLYSGRSQDGSHILKSARYLQQELPVRIAHRIQGFRGLPFIIGCNPTILHVHELYIRAFQKLSDFPRIQGTADEARFCALLRELLDDHKDVVTLLAEGLRECRRHIRDEQLLRPFLDQTLTSRLGMRMLAAHHLALHEDKPDFVGIICTRLSPKKLIEKWADFARRLCEHQYGNAPRVRINGHVAARFPYIPLPLDYVLPELLKNAMRATMECHLDTPYNVPDIVVTIANNDIDLVIRISDRGGGIPHELLDKVTQYHFSTAESSAQDPRLGGPFRQLMDLSNSPMHGFGFGLPTSRAYAEYLGGSLALQSLQGVGTDVYLRLRHIDGKAESFRI